One Megasphaera elsdenii DSM 20460 genomic window carries:
- a CDS encoding leucyl aminopeptidase produces the protein MITYNGNGGMDTLAVGINRRLSTLRQLPKDDVMVIRAYVEQHPEVLPYTSLHVFHFLSDGQAKTYFLIGLEGKPIRYSTYEDFRMARRLMAAAMKEGVSELAVMADTLDMDLGSLIDGLLYRNYEFTRYKRQAKSRTIGNINILTHSLRPKEFNSMCYMYTSVYEGIYTARDLVNMPSNDLTPRKFADIVGGMLKGDNILIENLNKWTLEKRHMGGIVAVGKGSMNPPQLLSIAYQGDPNSREVLGIVGKGVTYDSGGLSLKSHANLEFMKDDMAGAAAAVGVMRALMLLKYPVNVLAVIPLVENIPSGMAYHVDDILTMYNGKTVEVKNTDAEGRLILADALTYAQEKGATRLIDLATLTGACVTALGTVRTGMIGNDQEWMNHFFQAATEVHEKIWQLPADEEYEKLLESDVADLKNVGGPEAGAITAGLFLKQFVHDGTPWIHLDIAGPAFNEKADETGLIGATGVGIKSILHLLQGGFPCS, from the coding sequence ATGATTACTTATAATGGCAATGGCGGTATGGATACGCTTGCCGTCGGCATCAATCGGCGCTTGTCGACGCTGCGTCAGTTGCCCAAGGATGATGTCATGGTCATCCGGGCTTATGTTGAACAGCATCCGGAGGTGTTACCATATACATCCCTCCATGTCTTCCATTTCCTGTCGGATGGTCAGGCTAAGACATATTTCCTCATCGGCCTGGAAGGGAAGCCCATCCGTTATTCGACGTATGAAGATTTCCGTATGGCCCGGCGCCTCATGGCAGCGGCTATGAAGGAAGGCGTCAGCGAGTTGGCTGTCATGGCTGATACCCTGGATATGGATCTGGGCTCCCTCATCGATGGCCTGCTGTACCGCAATTATGAATTTACCCGCTATAAACGCCAGGCTAAGAGCCGGACCATTGGCAATATCAATATCCTGACCCATAGCCTGCGGCCGAAGGAATTCAATTCTATGTGCTATATGTATACTTCGGTCTATGAAGGCATCTATACCGCCAGGGATCTGGTCAACATGCCGTCGAACGATTTGACGCCGCGCAAGTTCGCCGACATCGTCGGCGGGATGCTCAAGGGCGATAATATCCTCATTGAGAACCTCAATAAGTGGACTTTGGAAAAACGCCATATGGGCGGCATCGTCGCCGTCGGCAAGGGCAGCATGAATCCGCCGCAGCTCTTGTCCATCGCCTATCAGGGGGACCCTAACAGCCGGGAAGTCCTGGGCATCGTCGGCAAGGGCGTCACCTATGACAGCGGCGGCTTGTCCCTTAAAAGTCATGCCAATCTGGAATTTATGAAGGACGATATGGCTGGGGCCGCAGCGGCTGTCGGTGTCATGCGGGCGTTGATGCTGCTCAAGTATCCCGTCAATGTCCTGGCGGTCATCCCGCTGGTCGAAAATATTCCTTCCGGTATGGCCTATCATGTCGATGATATCCTGACCATGTATAATGGCAAGACCGTAGAAGTCAAGAATACCGATGCCGAAGGAAGGCTCATCCTGGCCGACGCCCTGACGTATGCCCAGGAAAAAGGGGCGACGCGCCTCATCGACCTGGCGACTTTGACCGGCGCCTGCGTGACGGCTTTGGGGACTGTCCGGACGGGCATGATCGGCAACGACCAGGAGTGGATGAACCATTTCTTCCAGGCCGCTACGGAAGTCCACGAAAAGATATGGCAGCTGCCGGCTGATGAAGAATATGAAAAGCTCCTGGAAAGCGACGTAGCCGATTTGAAGAACGTCGGCGGTCCCGAAGCCGGCGCGATTACGGCAGGCCTCTTCCTCAAGCAGTTCGTCCACGACGGCACGCCGTGGATCCACTTGGATATTGCCGGTCCGGCTTTCAATGAAAAAGCCGATGAAACGGGCCTCATCGGGGCGACCGGCGTCGGCATCAAATCGATTCTTCATTTATTACAGGGAGGCTTCCCATGCTCGTAG
- a CDS encoding PHP domain-containing protein: MLVDLHMHTTCSDGVYTPEQLTRMAVDAKLSVMAISDHDTVAAYDGSHSFAPGVRVIPAIEISSECDGEDVHILGYGIDTADEGLQAYCAQFKERRFNRALEIVDRCRALGYDIDRSAIEATLRQGGTVGRPHIARQLVAKGYFPDVKTVFDKLLYRGGPAYVPYHRRSIDDCVALIRQAGGIAVLAHPGLLKRTLDQVLAHDFDGVEVYHPKNRGRYKEFLKLAEDRHWYVSGGSDFHGTTGRFPEKVGVFTVDAQAVKALLNDVKG; encoded by the coding sequence ATGCTCGTAGACTTACACATGCACACGACCTGCTCCGATGGTGTCTATACACCGGAGCAGCTGACCCGGATGGCTGTCGATGCCAAGCTCAGTGTCATGGCCATTTCTGACCACGATACCGTCGCCGCCTATGATGGCAGCCATTCTTTTGCGCCAGGCGTCCGCGTCATCCCGGCTATTGAAATCAGTTCGGAATGTGACGGCGAAGATGTCCATATCCTGGGGTACGGCATTGATACGGCTGATGAAGGGCTGCAGGCTTACTGCGCCCAGTTCAAGGAACGGCGCTTCAACAGGGCCTTGGAAATCGTCGACCGCTGCCGGGCGCTTGGTTATGATATCGACCGCAGCGCCATCGAAGCGACGCTGCGACAGGGCGGCACCGTCGGCCGGCCCCATATTGCCCGCCAGCTCGTGGCCAAAGGCTATTTCCCGGACGTCAAGACGGTCTTTGATAAGCTCCTCTATCGCGGGGGTCCAGCCTACGTGCCGTATCACCGCCGCAGCATCGACGACTGTGTCGCCCTTATCCGCCAGGCCGGGGGCATTGCCGTCCTGGCCCATCCGGGACTGCTCAAGCGGACGCTGGACCAGGTCCTGGCCCATGACTTTGACGGCGTCGAAGTCTATCACCCCAAGAACCGCGGCCGTTATAAGGAATTTTTGAAACTGGCCGAGGACCGTCATTGGTACGTCAGCGGCGGCTCTGATTTCCACGGCACGACAGGGCGCTTCCCGGAAAAGGTCGGCGTTTTCACCGTCGATGCCCAAGCTGTAAAAGCCTTACTGAATGATGTAAAAGGATAA
- a CDS encoding Asp23/Gls24 family envelope stress response protein: MEVFGFIGASGTGKSHHALVVAYDHDIQTIIDDGLLIDHNRIVAGRSAKEETNRLKAVRRAIFNKPEDAAAMRAALARVHPPKLLILGTSKHMIHRICQALDLPEASQFIRIEDVSCPSEIAKARAIRLKEGKHIIPVPTMELKPHFQGYLLDPIRSFFYGRNGKQISNFERSVVRPVFSYYGKLTFSNEVLEALVRHALKQNGGVTKINRLRVAINYNSTRNGLAIILSLTIAYGQNIKKLMSRIRKAIQQEVEYTTGMAVEILKITVRGISQPEH; this comes from the coding sequence ATGGAAGTTTTCGGTTTTATTGGGGCCAGTGGTACCGGCAAGAGCCATCATGCCCTGGTCGTCGCCTATGACCACGATATCCAGACCATCATCGACGACGGCCTGCTCATCGACCACAACCGTATCGTTGCCGGCCGGTCGGCCAAGGAAGAGACGAACCGCCTGAAGGCCGTGCGCCGGGCCATTTTCAACAAGCCTGAAGATGCAGCAGCCATGCGGGCGGCGTTGGCGAGAGTCCATCCGCCGAAACTGCTCATCCTGGGGACGTCGAAACACATGATCCACCGCATCTGCCAGGCCTTGGATCTGCCGGAAGCGTCGCAGTTCATCCGCATCGAGGATGTATCGTGCCCGTCCGAGATCGCCAAGGCCCGGGCTATCCGCCTGAAAGAAGGCAAGCATATCATCCCCGTGCCGACGATGGAACTGAAGCCCCATTTCCAGGGCTATCTCCTGGACCCGATACGCTCCTTCTTCTACGGCCGTAACGGCAAGCAGATTTCCAACTTTGAACGATCCGTCGTCCGGCCTGTCTTCAGCTATTATGGCAAGCTGACCTTTTCGAACGAAGTACTGGAAGCCTTAGTGCGCCATGCGTTGAAACAAAATGGCGGCGTCACCAAGATCAACCGTCTGCGGGTGGCCATCAATTACAATTCAACGCGCAACGGCCTGGCTATCATCCTGTCCCTGACCATCGCCTATGGCCAGAACATCAAGAAGCTCATGAGCCGCATCCGCAAGGCTATCCAGCAGGAAGTAGAATACACGACGGGCATGGCCGTCGAAATCCTCAAGATTACGGTCCGCGGTATTTCCCAGCCGGAACACTAG
- a CDS encoding acyl CoA:acetate/3-ketoacid CoA transferase — translation MAKLITAENAASLIKNRSTIAVCGFAQCALPEEVLQALEDRFTKTGYPQQLTLVHTAGIGDGVSKGASHFAHEGMLKRVIAGHYNLAPKLGKLVMDNKVEGYNLPQGTMAQWFRSIAGRKPGLFTRVGLNTFVDPRIEGGKLNSITKEDLVEVKELDGEEYLWYKPFPIDVAIVHGTCADLNGNVSTDNEEVRMELLPMALAAKASGGMVIVQVETLAENRTIPPKHVVLPGIDVDYIVLSKVRQVQNPAYTGEMRMPLSQIPPMALNARKVIARRAAMELVPNAVVNLGIGIPEGVSSVANEEGIGDQLTLTVEAGPIGGVPASGADFGGSANADAIVDHPYQFDFYDGGGLDMAFLGMAECNAKGDVNVSKFKDRIAGCGGFINITQNTHKVVFCGTFTAKGLREEIRDGKLVIIHEGAVQKFIDKVGQITFSADYAHKHNQQVMFITERCVFVLTDKGLVLTEIAPGVDLQKDILDQMEFVPHIAEDLKTMDERIFRDEPMGLAQDIFEQQAS, via the coding sequence ATGGCAAAACTGATTACAGCAGAAAATGCAGCATCGCTTATTAAGAATCGTTCGACTATCGCCGTTTGTGGTTTTGCACAGTGTGCATTACCGGAAGAAGTATTGCAGGCCCTGGAAGACCGCTTTACCAAGACCGGATATCCGCAGCAGCTGACACTGGTCCATACAGCCGGCATCGGTGACGGTGTGAGCAAAGGTGCCAGCCATTTCGCCCATGAAGGCATGCTGAAACGGGTCATTGCCGGTCATTATAACCTGGCTCCCAAACTGGGTAAATTGGTCATGGACAACAAGGTCGAAGGCTATAACCTGCCGCAGGGTACGATGGCTCAGTGGTTCCGCAGCATTGCCGGCCGCAAGCCGGGCCTCTTCACCCGCGTCGGCCTCAATACGTTCGTCGACCCCCGCATTGAAGGCGGTAAATTGAACAGCATCACCAAGGAAGACCTGGTAGAAGTGAAGGAATTGGATGGTGAAGAATACTTGTGGTACAAACCGTTCCCCATTGACGTCGCTATCGTCCACGGGACTTGTGCCGACTTGAACGGTAACGTATCGACGGATAACGAAGAAGTCCGCATGGAGCTCCTGCCCATGGCCCTGGCAGCCAAAGCCAGCGGCGGCATGGTCATCGTCCAGGTCGAAACGTTGGCCGAAAACCGGACGATTCCGCCGAAACACGTCGTCCTGCCGGGCATCGACGTCGACTACATCGTCTTGTCCAAGGTCCGTCAGGTCCAGAACCCGGCCTATACCGGTGAAATGCGTATGCCTCTGTCCCAGATTCCGCCGATGGCACTCAACGCCCGTAAGGTCATTGCCCGCCGGGCTGCGATGGAACTCGTACCCAACGCCGTCGTCAACTTGGGCATCGGGATTCCGGAAGGCGTCTCCAGTGTAGCCAATGAAGAAGGTATCGGCGATCAGCTGACACTGACTGTCGAAGCCGGACCGATTGGCGGTGTACCGGCCAGCGGCGCTGACTTTGGCGGATCGGCCAACGCCGATGCAATCGTCGACCATCCGTATCAGTTCGACTTTTACGATGGCGGCGGGCTGGACATGGCTTTCCTGGGCATGGCTGAATGTAACGCCAAAGGCGATGTCAATGTCAGTAAGTTCAAAGACCGCATCGCCGGCTGTGGCGGTTTCATCAACATCACCCAGAACACGCATAAAGTCGTCTTCTGCGGTACCTTCACGGCTAAAGGCCTGCGCGAAGAAATCCGCGACGGCAAACTGGTCATCATCCATGAAGGGGCTGTCCAGAAATTCATCGATAAGGTCGGCCAGATTACTTTCAGTGCTGACTATGCTCACAAACATAATCAGCAGGTCATGTTCATTACCGAACGCTGCGTCTTCGTCCTCACCGACAAAGGCCTGGTCCTCACGGAAATCGCACCGGGCGTGGATCTGCAAAAGGATATCCTCGACCAGATGGAATTCGTGCCGCACATTGCCGAAGACCTGAAGACCATGGACGAACGAATCTTCCGCGATGAACCCATGGGCCTGGCGCAGGACATCTTTGAACAGCAAGCCAGCTAG
- a CDS encoding thioesterase family protein, whose product MEFNIKANSTAEVSEKCTENNTAIKLGSGKSPVYATPALVALMENAAINACDPQLPEGYNTVGIAMNVKHVAATPIGLTVTAKATLVEQDRKKLTFKIEAHDEAGLVGEATHDRFIIESAPFLAKAEAKKAAAK is encoded by the coding sequence ATGGAATTCAACATCAAAGCGAACTCGACAGCAGAAGTTTCCGAAAAATGCACAGAAAACAACACGGCCATTAAATTAGGCAGCGGCAAATCCCCGGTCTATGCCACACCGGCCCTGGTAGCCCTCATGGAAAACGCAGCCATCAACGCCTGCGATCCTCAGCTCCCGGAAGGCTATAACACCGTCGGCATTGCCATGAACGTCAAACACGTCGCAGCTACTCCGATTGGCCTGACCGTCACCGCCAAAGCTACCTTGGTCGAACAGGACCGTAAAAAACTCACCTTCAAAATCGAAGCTCACGACGAAGCCGGCCTCGTAGGCGAAGCTACCCACGACCGCTTCATCATCGAATCGGCACCGTTCCTGGCCAAAGCCGAAGCAAAAAAAGCTGCAGCTAAATAA
- a CDS encoding acetolactate synthase large subunit, whose translation MEQKKTRNTADLLVECLEEEGVHYIFGIPGEENLAVMDALEHSKIEFITVRHEQGAAFMADVYGRLTGKAGVCMATLGPGATNLITGVADADCDGAPLVAISGQVGTDKMHITAHQYLDLRAMFEPITRRAYTVVRPDTMAEITRLAFKYAEREKPGATFIDLPVNISKMPVADDEKPLQHKTILPETALESQIEAAASMISYAKNPVILAGSGVIRSKAAKQLTAFAEKLKLPVINTMMAKGAIPFDNKYSMWTVGIPMDDYQTKMLEKASLVIAVGYDIIEYAPAKWHLTNADIIHIDTMPADINKNYQPEVEVVGNIPNSLERIMAKAARLAEPKQFLDLRQKMVDEHESYAHDMSFPVKPQKALIDCRRIMGKDDIVISDVGANKVWIARHYNCYEPNTCLISNGFATMGIAVPGAISAKLVHPDKKILAITGDAGFLMNVQEFETAYRLGTNFVTLIFNDCSYGLIKWKQDMQYGHHQYVDFTNPDFVKMAESFHAIGYRIEKTEDLLPTLKKAFQQDKPVIIDCPVDYSENMKLTEHLEELMKTL comes from the coding sequence ATGGAACAAAAGAAGACGCGCAACACCGCCGACTTACTCGTCGAATGTCTGGAAGAAGAAGGCGTCCATTATATTTTCGGCATCCCCGGTGAAGAAAACCTCGCCGTCATGGATGCCCTGGAACATTCGAAGATTGAATTTATCACCGTCCGCCACGAACAGGGCGCCGCTTTCATGGCCGACGTCTACGGCCGTCTGACCGGCAAAGCCGGCGTCTGCATGGCTACCCTCGGGCCTGGTGCTACCAACCTGATTACTGGCGTCGCCGATGCCGACTGCGACGGGGCCCCGCTGGTCGCCATTTCCGGCCAGGTCGGTACCGATAAAATGCACATCACCGCCCATCAGTACCTCGACCTGCGGGCCATGTTCGAACCGATCACCCGCCGGGCCTATACCGTTGTCCGCCCGGACACAATGGCTGAAATCACCCGCCTGGCCTTCAAATATGCCGAACGGGAAAAACCCGGTGCGACCTTCATCGACTTGCCGGTCAACATCAGCAAGATGCCCGTCGCCGACGACGAAAAACCATTACAGCATAAGACGATCCTGCCGGAAACGGCTCTGGAATCGCAAATCGAAGCGGCCGCTTCCATGATTTCCTATGCCAAGAACCCGGTCATCCTGGCCGGCAGCGGCGTCATCCGCAGCAAAGCGGCCAAGCAGCTCACGGCTTTCGCAGAAAAATTGAAGCTCCCCGTCATCAATACCATGATGGCCAAAGGCGCCATCCCCTTTGACAATAAATATTCCATGTGGACCGTCGGCATCCCCATGGACGACTATCAGACCAAGATGCTGGAAAAAGCCAGCCTGGTCATCGCCGTCGGCTATGACATCATCGAATATGCCCCGGCCAAATGGCATTTGACCAATGCCGACATCATCCACATCGACACCATGCCGGCCGATATCAACAAGAACTACCAGCCGGAAGTCGAAGTCGTCGGCAACATCCCCAACTCGTTGGAACGCATCATGGCCAAAGCCGCCCGCCTGGCTGAACCGAAACAGTTCCTCGATCTCCGTCAGAAAATGGTCGACGAACACGAAAGCTACGCCCACGACATGTCCTTCCCGGTCAAACCGCAGAAAGCCCTCATCGACTGCCGCCGCATCATGGGCAAGGACGATATCGTCATTTCCGACGTCGGTGCCAATAAAGTCTGGATTGCCCGTCATTACAACTGCTACGAACCGAACACCTGCCTCATCTCCAACGGTTTCGCCACCATGGGCATTGCCGTCCCCGGTGCCATTTCGGCCAAACTCGTCCATCCCGATAAGAAAATCCTAGCTATCACCGGCGACGCAGGTTTCCTGATGAACGTTCAGGAATTTGAAACGGCTTACCGCCTGGGCACGAACTTCGTCACCCTCATCTTCAACGACTGCAGCTATGGCCTGATCAAATGGAAACAGGATATGCAGTATGGCCATCACCAGTACGTTGACTTCACCAACCCGGACTTCGTAAAAATGGCCGAAAGCTTCCACGCCATCGGCTACCGCATCGAAAAGACCGAAGACCTCCTGCCGACCCTGAAAAAAGCCTTCCAGCAGGATAAACCCGTCATCATCGACTGCCCCGTCGACTACTCAGAAAACATGAAACTCACAGAACATCTGGAAGAACTGATGAAAACGTTGTAA
- a CDS encoding putative holin-like toxin codes for MSVFETLYLMIAFATLVVLVISVRK; via the coding sequence ATGAGTGTCTTTGAAACACTTTATCTAATGATAGCTTTTGCTACCTTAGTCGTGCTGGTTATTTCGGTACGTAAATAA
- a CDS encoding 2-thiouracil desulfurase family protein: MNILISACLLGQYCRYDGKTKVYPQVQDLLGRDDIHLIPVCPEQCGGLATPRPAAERQGKRVVTANGSEVTAQYQRGAEAALYWARLFHCTKAILKEKSPSCGHGQIYDGTFSRTLTAGDGVTAELLRAEGLEIIGESDLP; this comes from the coding sequence ATGAACATTCTAATCAGCGCCTGCCTGCTCGGCCAGTATTGCCGTTACGATGGTAAGACGAAGGTTTATCCGCAGGTACAGGATTTGCTTGGACGGGATGATATCCATTTGATTCCCGTCTGTCCGGAACAGTGTGGCGGTCTGGCGACGCCGCGGCCAGCGGCTGAACGGCAGGGCAAACGTGTCGTCACTGCTAATGGCAGTGAGGTGACGGCCCAGTACCAACGCGGTGCCGAAGCGGCCCTGTATTGGGCACGCCTGTTCCACTGTACGAAAGCCATCTTGAAGGAGAAAAGTCCGTCTTGTGGACATGGACAGATTTACGACGGTACTTTTTCCCGGACCCTGACGGCTGGCGACGGCGTGACAGCGGAATTATTACGTGCAGAAGGCCTTGAAATCATCGGCGAAAGCGACCTTCCCTGA
- the lepB gene encoding signal peptidase I, whose amino-acid sequence MNTFLHEVYEWIYSIIIALAIAMVIHIFFFQPTRVSGESMMPTLHNGEYLIVSKWNHVLGEVPNYGDIVIIDSRVQYPRTWKDDVAEPMNNYMAFFNHDLQTKNIWVKRVIGRPGDTLAFHDGKVWRNGEPLDEPYINEPMEYSRKGEIKIPEGYVFCMGDNRNHSSDSRFIGPVPIDHVLGHVIW is encoded by the coding sequence GTGAATACGTTTCTACATGAAGTTTACGAATGGATTTATTCCATTATCATCGCGTTGGCCATTGCCATGGTCATCCATATCTTCTTCTTCCAGCCGACCCGCGTTTCTGGTGAATCGATGATGCCGACCCTGCACAATGGGGAATACCTCATCGTATCCAAGTGGAATCACGTCTTGGGGGAAGTCCCGAATTATGGGGATATTGTCATCATCGACAGCCGCGTCCAGTATCCGCGTACGTGGAAAGATGACGTTGCCGAACCGATGAACAATTACATGGCCTTCTTCAATCATGATTTGCAGACCAAGAATATCTGGGTCAAACGGGTCATCGGCCGTCCAGGCGATACCTTGGCTTTCCATGACGGCAAGGTATGGCGCAACGGCGAGCCGTTAGATGAACCGTACATCAATGAACCGATGGAATACAGCCGCAAAGGAGAAATCAAGATTCCCGAAGGCTATGTCTTCTGCATGGGTGACAATCGCAACCACAGCAGTGACAGCCGCTTCATCGGCCCGGTCCCCATCGACCACGTCTTAGGCCACGTCATCTGGTAG
- a CDS encoding QueT transporter family protein: MYNFLANTKRMTVAAMVMALYIVILYVTQGISFGPYQIRIATSLYALAFVYPFLVVPLGLANFIANFLFGGLGFIDMIGGCFVGIVTTWLIVQVRQRHYNLWLAALPIWWVPTLCVSAWLSYLLNLPYAVLVSSLAVGQLPPAICGVLLIQALSHRYILKKEF; the protein is encoded by the coding sequence ATGTATAATTTCTTAGCGAACACGAAACGCATGACCGTCGCTGCTATGGTCATGGCATTGTACATCGTCATCTTGTATGTCACCCAGGGCATTTCGTTTGGCCCGTATCAGATCCGCATCGCCACGTCGCTCTATGCATTGGCCTTTGTATATCCTTTCCTGGTCGTACCCTTGGGGCTTGCGAACTTCATCGCTAACTTTCTCTTTGGCGGCTTGGGCTTCATCGACATGATCGGTGGCTGCTTTGTCGGCATCGTCACGACATGGCTCATCGTCCAGGTACGTCAGCGTCATTATAATCTCTGGCTGGCCGCCCTGCCCATCTGGTGGGTGCCGACCCTCTGCGTCAGCGCCTGGCTGTCGTATCTGCTCAACCTGCCTTATGCCGTCCTGGTCAGCAGCCTGGCTGTCGGTCAGCTGCCGCCGGCTATCTGCGGGGTCCTGCTCATCCAGGCCCTGAGCCATCGCTATATTTTGAAAAAGGAGTTTTGA
- the queF gene encoding preQ(1) synthase encodes MSRSKEELQGVTKLGNQHTVYAQDYDPSLLETFVNKHPDRDYFVKFNCPEFTSLCPMTGQPDYATIYISYVPGVRMVESKSLKLYLFSFRNHGDFHEDCVNIIMDDLIRVMDPKYIEVWGKFLPRGGISIDPYCNYGRPGTPWADVAWQRLSQHDLYPEKVDNR; translated from the coding sequence ATGAGCCGAAGTAAAGAAGAACTGCAGGGCGTGACCAAGCTGGGCAATCAGCATACGGTGTATGCCCAGGACTACGATCCGTCTTTATTGGAAACATTTGTCAACAAGCATCCCGACCGGGACTATTTCGTCAAATTCAATTGTCCCGAGTTCACTAGTCTCTGCCCCATGACGGGCCAGCCGGACTATGCGACGATTTATATTTCTTACGTCCCAGGGGTACGCATGGTAGAAAGCAAGTCGCTGAAGCTCTACCTGTTCAGTTTCCGCAATCACGGCGATTTCCATGAAGACTGCGTCAATATCATCATGGACGACCTCATCCGGGTCATGGACCCGAAATACATCGAAGTGTGGGGGAAATTCCTGCCCCGCGGCGGTATCAGCATCGACCCGTACTGCAATTACGGCCGGCCCGGTACGCCCTGGGCTGACGTGGCCTGGCAGCGCCTGTCCCAGCACGATTTATATCCTGAAAAAGTAGATAATCGCTAA
- a CDS encoding acyltransferase yields the protein MSKRFIHSINYMRGLCMLGVIAIHVGSVAIVNPSPNLGLVAILEILSRFSVPAFFFLSAFGMFYSQPLDQPFVYKDYLRRRLRTVFVPYLAWSLFYMVYVSVISHNFSVFQPYAFFRTLWYGLAMYHIYFLVILLWFYFLMPLWRPLLRFMDKAPWLSFTLLFFANMAFNFYSSYIWTVHSDNPLIQDAFNFRLNYIVLHYLFIFMFGAFTAEHFGSVTDWLKKHGVLVNVFQAATTLGMLAAYYGVMHYLGYDPLSAVFTIHQLSPIGMAYTLSTMLFLLYWWECRPVPQWVHKVFSLLGDYSYPIYLVHPVFLSACTGLAAHLHIYLRAVHIIAIYVIVTACAAAYSWVVVEHKLPKWLSICVKGK from the coding sequence ATGTCAAAACGATTCATTCATTCTATCAACTATATGCGCGGCCTTTGTATGCTCGGCGTCATCGCCATCCATGTCGGCTCCGTCGCTATCGTCAATCCGTCGCCCAACCTGGGCCTGGTGGCCATCCTGGAAATCCTGTCCCGTTTTTCCGTGCCGGCCTTTTTCTTCCTGTCGGCTTTCGGCATGTTCTACAGCCAGCCCCTGGACCAGCCCTTCGTCTATAAGGACTACCTGCGGCGCCGCCTGCGGACGGTCTTCGTCCCCTATCTGGCTTGGTCCCTGTTCTACATGGTCTACGTATCGGTCATCAGCCACAACTTCAGTGTCTTCCAGCCTTACGCCTTTTTCCGCACCTTGTGGTACGGCCTGGCCATGTATCATATTTACTTCCTGGTCATCCTCTTGTGGTTCTACTTCCTCATGCCCCTGTGGCGGCCGCTCCTGCGCTTCATGGATAAAGCACCGTGGCTGTCGTTTACTCTTCTCTTCTTCGCCAACATGGCCTTCAACTTCTATTCCAGTTATATCTGGACGGTCCATTCCGACAATCCCCTCATCCAGGACGCTTTCAACTTCCGTTTGAACTACATCGTCCTGCACTACTTGTTCATCTTCATGTTCGGCGCCTTCACGGCAGAACACTTCGGCAGCGTCACGGACTGGCTGAAAAAGCACGGCGTCCTGGTCAACGTCTTCCAGGCGGCGACGACGCTGGGCATGCTGGCCGCGTACTACGGCGTCATGCACTACCTGGGCTATGACCCCTTATCGGCAGTCTTCACCATCCATCAGCTCAGCCCTATCGGCATGGCTTATACTTTATCGACCATGCTCTTCCTCCTCTACTGGTGGGAATGTCGGCCTGTACCGCAGTGGGTCCACAAAGTCTTCTCCCTCCTGGGCGACTACTCGTACCCCATCTACCTGGTCCATCCGGTCTTCCTCAGCGCCTGCACGGGCCTGGCGGCTCACCTGCATATTTACCTGCGGGCCGTCCACATCATCGCCATCTACGTCATCGTCACAGCCTGTGCCGCCGCCTACTCATGGGTCGTCGTCGAACACAAACTGCCGAAATGGCTCAGCATCTGCGTTAAAGGCAAGTGA
- a CDS encoding ECF transporter S component, which translates to MTEDIKNVTRTGLILAVTLILQGLRLVIPIPPQVSMFVVGSLVNACLIVAVLLIGRRAGLVVAGCTPVFAWLEGMLPFFPFVFPVGLGNCFYVWTAWRWQRYGLPALCGGALGKAAILYGSFYLLFACIAFPSAVRHMLLFAMSWPQIVTGIIGAVLGMEVSRLLGHQPE; encoded by the coding sequence ATGACAGAAGATATAAAAAACGTGACCCGCACGGGACTCATCCTGGCAGTGACCTTGATCCTGCAGGGACTCCGCCTGGTCATTCCCATACCGCCGCAGGTCAGCATGTTCGTCGTCGGGTCCCTGGTCAATGCCTGTCTCATCGTGGCGGTCCTCCTCATCGGCCGCCGTGCCGGCCTGGTCGTGGCCGGGTGTACGCCGGTCTTTGCCTGGCTGGAAGGGATGCTGCCCTTCTTTCCCTTTGTCTTTCCCGTAGGGCTGGGCAACTGTTTCTACGTCTGGACGGCCTGGCGCTGGCAGCGGTACGGTCTGCCGGCTCTTTGCGGCGGTGCCTTGGGGAAGGCGGCCATCCTCTATGGCTCGTTCTACCTGCTGTTCGCCTGTATTGCGTTTCCGTCGGCTGTGCGCCATATGCTGTTGTTTGCTATGAGCTGGCCCCAGATCGTGACCGGCATCATCGGGGCGGTCCTGGGAATGGAAGTCAGCCGTCTCCTCGGGCATCAGCCTGAATAG